The Methanothrix sp. genome has a segment encoding these proteins:
- the cofE gene encoding coenzyme F420-0:L-glutamate ligase has translation MQVLGIKTDLVRPGDDLVEFLTRAMNRSAQVLQDGDILVISESIVATSEGRVVNLEEIKPGDLARSLASRYEKDPREMELILRESDEIVGGIPGVVLTLNKGFLFPNAGIDSSNAPPGHVVLFPADPKGSATAIRERMGKGKRIGVIIGDSRTHPLRLGCVGVALACSGLEAVEDARGQKDLFGRELKITRKAIADNLVSAAQIVMGEGDEGIPAAIIRDSGVPINEAGGEIPTIPPAECMYIGALGIGPRPYSGGYDRLIECAGQAMARAYAPYSSFRVGAALLTKSGNIYSAGNIENASTGAGICAERAAMAKAIASGEREFEAVAIVGDGCEPVSPCGICRQSLIEFGEDILVIMANCKGDALTASTSDLLPQAFTGRCFK, from the coding sequence TTGCAGGTTTTAGGTATTAAAACGGATCTGGTAAGGCCAGGGGACGACCTGGTGGAATTTTTGACCCGAGCGATGAATAGGTCTGCTCAGGTCCTGCAGGATGGGGATATACTGGTGATCTCGGAGAGCATCGTCGCCACCTCTGAGGGAAGGGTGGTCAATCTGGAAGAGATCAAGCCCGGAGACTTAGCCAGATCCCTGGCCAGCCGGTATGAGAAAGACCCCCGAGAGATGGAGCTGATCCTCAGGGAGTCGGATGAGATCGTGGGAGGGATTCCGGGGGTGGTCCTGACCCTGAACAAGGGATTCCTATTTCCCAATGCCGGAATAGACAGCTCCAATGCACCGCCGGGGCATGTGGTCCTCTTTCCTGCTGACCCCAAGGGATCTGCCACGGCCATCAGGGAGAGGATGGGGAAAGGGAAGAGGATTGGGGTGATAATCGGAGACAGCAGAACTCATCCTCTGCGGCTGGGCTGCGTTGGTGTGGCCCTGGCCTGCTCCGGGCTGGAGGCGGTGGAGGACGCCCGCGGGCAGAAGGACCTCTTCGGCAGAGAGCTCAAGATCACCCGCAAGGCCATAGCTGATAACCTGGTCTCAGCGGCTCAGATTGTGATGGGAGAGGGGGATGAGGGGATTCCAGCAGCGATAATAAGGGATTCCGGCGTGCCCATCAATGAGGCGGGCGGGGAGATTCCCACCATCCCTCCAGCAGAATGCATGTACATCGGCGCTCTGGGCATCGGCCCCCGGCCTTATTCTGGAGGGTATGACAGGCTGATTGAATGCGCCGGCCAAGCCATGGCCAGAGCCTACGCTCCATACTCCTCCTTCCGGGTGGGCGCTGCCCTCCTCACCAAGAGCGGAAACATCTATTCAGCAGGAAACATAGAGAATGCCTCCACCGGGGCGGGCATCTGCGCAGAGAGGGCAGCGATGGCCAAGGCCATAGCCTCAGGAGAGAGGGAATTCGAGGCAGTGGCAATTGTTGGAGATGGCTGCGAGCCTGTATCACCCTGCGGCATCTGCAGGCAGAGCCTGATAGAGTTCGGTGAGGATATACTGGTGATAATGGCCAACTGCAAAGGGGACGCACTGACAGCTTCCACCAGCGACCTTCTTCCTCAGGCCTTTACCGGTCGGTGCTTCAAGTAA
- a CDS encoding heterodisulfide reductase: MLDVLLLRRTLARSPVRWVMHMSMFYGFLVLAALSGISLLLDIVEHYNLAGYGHEAVMAKDMMALPFDIFGYLLLIGATIAISRRILIKFVRDNTTAYDALLIGSVFLITVTGFYAEWMRGNSFLVGDMFEYSIYAPHFALIHTLLALGLFAFILPWSKYIHVIATPMTLIANRGGE; the protein is encoded by the coding sequence GTGCTTGATGTTCTTCTTCTCAGAAGGACTCTTGCCAGGAGCCCGGTGCGCTGGGTCATGCATATGTCCATGTTCTATGGATTCCTGGTTCTGGCGGCACTCTCCGGTATCAGCCTTCTGCTCGATATTGTGGAGCACTATAATCTGGCCGGATATGGCCATGAGGCAGTGATGGCCAAGGATATGATGGCACTGCCTTTCGATATATTCGGATATCTACTCTTAATCGGTGCCACCATTGCCATATCCAGGAGGATCCTGATCAAGTTCGTGCGGGATAACACCACAGCATACGATGCCCTCTTGATCGGCTCTGTCTTCTTGATTACCGTCACTGGATTTTATGCTGAATGGATGCGCGGCAACTCTTTCCTGGTCGGGGATATGTTCGAGTATTCCATCTACGCGCCCCACTTCGCACTGATCCACACCCTGCTTGCCCTTGGTCTCTTCGCCTTCATTCTGCCCTGGAGCAAGTATATCCATGTGATTGCCACACCAATGACCCTGATCGCCAACCGTGGAGGAGAGTAA
- a CDS encoding ABC transporter substrate-binding protein: MNSTIKTLCSRQPATFILAALALVLLVLGTAQGADDEIVQPITIADSTGDWGYPSPFGHYSRGPGYIRMSLIFDTLIWKDEKGFVPALATSWEYLPDETAYLFHLREGVTWNDKEPFSAQDVAFTIGYFSDHPYQWVDSRIIKSAEVIDEQTVKIILTREYAPFLDQVAGTLPILPRHVYEGVSDPASFTDSEALTGTGPYKLKSYDKAQGSYLYEANEDYYQGSPRTKEIRFVKVSQEMASASLEKGDVDAASVPGEMVDKLRDEGFTVIEGHHDWLAKIMVNHRKEPFSDVKFRQALYYAIDREDLVQTGLRGFGLEGSAGLYASDNEWYNPGQEQYPYQPATAGELLEEMGYARDEKGQYAIEGYPDGIELLVTADTERQGELIRKHLDDAGIRINLRSVDSKTLDSLVMEWKYDLALSGHGGLGADPAVLNKVVLDMNSFNSARYDQDPKLNDVLNEQLAEMDPAKREDLVDSAQELIAEDLPALPLYYTNSYWASNDLVRFYFTYGGVGSGVPIAINKMAFV, from the coding sequence ATGAATTCGACCATCAAAACCCTTTGCAGCAGGCAGCCCGCCACCTTTATCCTGGCTGCTTTAGCCCTGGTGCTGCTCGTATTGGGCACAGCTCAAGGGGCAGATGATGAGATAGTTCAGCCTATCACCATAGCCGACTCCACTGGAGATTGGGGCTATCCCTCGCCCTTCGGCCACTACTCCCGCGGACCAGGCTATATCCGCATGAGCCTGATCTTCGATACCCTCATCTGGAAGGATGAGAAGGGATTTGTCCCCGCCCTGGCCACAAGCTGGGAGTATCTGCCGGATGAGACAGCCTACCTCTTCCATCTTCGCGAGGGGGTGACATGGAACGACAAGGAGCCGTTCAGCGCCCAGGATGTGGCCTTCACAATCGGCTATTTCAGCGATCACCCCTATCAGTGGGTTGATTCGAGGATCATAAAGTCAGCAGAGGTCATAGATGAGCAGACAGTCAAGATCATTCTAACCCGGGAGTATGCCCCCTTCCTGGATCAGGTGGCTGGAACATTGCCCATCCTTCCCAGGCATGTCTATGAGGGGGTAAGCGATCCGGCCAGCTTCACCGATTCCGAAGCCCTAACCGGAACTGGCCCCTACAAGCTGAAGAGCTATGATAAGGCTCAAGGCAGCTACCTTTATGAGGCGAATGAGGATTACTATCAGGGCTCCCCCCGGACAAAGGAGATAAGGTTTGTTAAAGTGAGCCAGGAGATGGCATCGGCGAGCCTGGAGAAGGGAGATGTGGATGCAGCCTCTGTTCCCGGGGAGATGGTGGATAAGCTCAGGGATGAGGGCTTCACTGTAATCGAGGGCCATCACGATTGGCTGGCCAAGATAATGGTAAACCACAGGAAGGAGCCGTTCTCCGATGTCAAATTCAGGCAGGCCCTTTACTATGCCATCGATCGAGAGGACCTGGTCCAGACCGGCCTGAGAGGCTTTGGCCTGGAAGGGAGCGCTGGCCTTTACGCCTCGGATAATGAGTGGTACAATCCGGGCCAGGAGCAGTATCCCTATCAGCCGGCAACAGCAGGCGAACTCCTAGAGGAGATGGGATATGCCAGGGATGAAAAGGGCCAGTATGCCATCGAGGGTTATCCGGATGGGATAGAGCTTCTGGTAACTGCAGATACAGAGCGCCAGGGCGAGCTGATCAGAAAGCATCTAGATGATGCCGGCATCAGGATCAATCTGCGCAGCGTCGACTCCAAGACCCTGGATAGCCTGGTCATGGAGTGGAAGTATGATCTTGCCCTGAGCGGACATGGCGGTCTGGGCGCCGATCCGGCTGTCCTGAACAAGGTGGTGCTGGATATGAACAGCTTCAACAGCGCCCGGTACGATCAGGACCCGAAGCTGAATGATGTCCTGAATGAGCAGCTGGCAGAGATGGATCCGGCCAAGAGGGAGGATCTGGTCGACTCTGCTCAGGAGCTGATCGCTGAGGATCTTCCTGCCCTGCCCCTCTACTATACCAATAGCTATTGGGCCTCAAATGATCTGGTGCGCTTCTACTTCACCTATGGCGGGGTTGGAAGCGGAGTGCCCATTGCCATCAATAAGATGGCCTTCGTCTAG
- a CDS encoding ABC transporter ATP-binding protein, with translation MREMSVQAKGVCKRYKSLFGPTKIALKRISLDVEQGEIFGLLGPNGSGKTTLISILSTLIYPEEGSLSILGLNARRDRGEIRKIINICTAKPNFPWSLTIRENLVHYGMLYGLYGSALTRMVDDQIDAFELGEYRDVKFENLSTGLKQRLSLAKAMLNHPRLLFLDEPTTGLDPHMSAKTRKLIKRIHEEEQISVILSTHYMPEAEELCDRIAFLRGGEVAAMDTPQNLKNHLGLGQRVRIRYRGQVDLEAIRRFEGVIGVNGSHWIIGGQMDERAGEGLERRVDILIERKEDCLDRILKSFQDAKILDIDVDEPDLEDVFIELAR, from the coding sequence ATGAGAGAGATGTCGGTCCAGGCTAAGGGTGTATGCAAGAGATACAAGAGCCTTTTTGGCCCGACCAAGATAGCCCTCAAAAGGATAAGCCTGGATGTAGAACAGGGAGAGATCTTCGGCCTGCTCGGCCCCAATGGCTCAGGGAAGACCACCCTCATCTCCATACTCTCCACCTTGATCTACCCGGAGGAGGGAAGCCTTTCCATACTGGGATTGAACGCCAGAAGGGATCGAGGAGAGATTCGAAAGATAATCAATATCTGTACTGCCAAGCCCAACTTCCCCTGGAGCCTGACGATAAGAGAGAACCTGGTCCATTATGGGATGCTCTACGGCCTTTATGGCTCTGCCCTCACCCGGATGGTGGATGACCAGATCGATGCCTTTGAGCTGGGCGAGTACAGGGATGTGAAGTTCGAGAACCTCTCCACAGGATTAAAGCAACGCCTCTCCCTGGCCAAGGCCATGCTAAACCACCCCCGTCTCCTCTTTTTGGACGAGCCGACCACCGGCCTGGATCCGCATATGTCAGCCAAGACCCGCAAACTGATCAAGAGGATCCATGAGGAGGAGCAGATATCAGTTATACTGTCCACTCACTACATGCCCGAGGCGGAAGAGCTCTGCGACCGGATAGCCTTTCTGAGAGGGGGCGAGGTAGCAGCCATGGATACCCCGCAGAATCTGAAGAACCACCTTGGCCTGGGGCAGAGGGTGAGGATAAGGTATAGGGGCCAGGTTGACCTTGAAGCCATCAGGAGATTTGAGGGGGTCATCGGGGTCAATGGCAGTCACTGGATAATAGGTGGACAGATGGATGAGCGGGCAGGTGAGGGATTGGAGAGAAGGGTTGATATCTTGATCGAGAGGAAGGAGGACTGCCTGGACAGGATCTTGAAAAGCTTTCAAGATGCTAAAATTCTGGATATCGATGTAGATGAGCCTGATCTGGAGGATGTTTTCATTGAACTGGCAAGGTGA
- the folP gene encoding dihydropteroate synthase, producing MGWIKVGDLEPVRLMGVINLSQESFYKGSVVSPNEALAAARRLQEEGAEIIDLGAVSTAPGSPPISEERERERLFPSLKEIADNLDVVISADTQRAKIAEKALACGAACINDVSGLHDPDMASKVAEYDGSLIIMASDQRPGDLPALSQIIPHLGERVREATRAGVDLDKISIDPGIGKWMPERTAAQDLAILDGFDRLRIIGRPVMAALSRKNFIGESLKIPDPGERLAGSLAATAVAVYQGAHIVRTHDISASREAIAMATAIRGRPAEASSGDLEVEVLGYLGQGMDLAEHLKRMEVEQGAYQLLSRKGSFRLLMVRGLSSMEALIIKQEMLARGGDAAIPKLALRCDERPQEILILGTHAQISSLIRNLKRQPFRLSQLAAIIKESLELIDSPERYR from the coding sequence ATGGGTTGGATAAAGGTTGGAGATCTTGAGCCTGTGCGGCTGATGGGGGTCATCAACCTGAGCCAGGAGTCGTTCTACAAGGGCTCAGTGGTCAGCCCGAATGAGGCTCTGGCAGCAGCCAGGCGCCTGCAGGAGGAGGGAGCAGAAATCATCGACCTGGGCGCGGTCTCCACTGCCCCTGGCTCTCCCCCCATAAGCGAAGAGAGGGAAAGGGAGAGGCTCTTTCCCTCCCTGAAGGAGATCGCTGACAATCTGGATGTCGTCATCTCTGCTGATACCCAGAGGGCAAAGATAGCAGAGAAGGCCCTGGCCTGTGGCGCTGCCTGCATCAACGATGTATCTGGCCTGCACGATCCCGATATGGCCTCTAAAGTGGCAGAATATGATGGCTCTCTGATCATCATGGCCTCTGATCAAAGGCCAGGAGACCTGCCTGCTCTGAGTCAGATCATCCCCCACCTGGGAGAGAGGGTGAGGGAGGCGACAAGGGCGGGAGTTGATCTTGATAAGATCTCAATCGATCCTGGAATCGGCAAGTGGATGCCCGAGAGGACGGCCGCTCAGGATCTGGCCATTCTGGATGGCTTTGATCGGCTGCGTATCATCGGACGGCCGGTGATGGCCGCCTTATCCCGCAAGAACTTCATCGGAGAGAGCCTCAAGATACCAGATCCGGGAGAGAGGCTCGCTGGAAGCCTGGCCGCGACGGCTGTGGCAGTATACCAGGGAGCCCATATTGTGCGCACACATGATATATCCGCCAGCCGGGAGGCTATCGCCATGGCCACAGCCATCCGCGGCCGCCCGGCAGAGGCCTCCAGTGGAGATTTAGAGGTCGAGGTTTTGGGCTATCTTGGCCAGGGCATGGACCTGGCAGAGCATCTGAAGAGGATGGAGGTGGAGCAGGGCGCATACCAGCTCTTATCCCGGAAGGGCTCCTTTCGGCTCCTGATGGTGCGGGGCTTGAGCAGCATGGAGGCCCTGATAATCAAGCAGGAGATGCTCGCCCGGGGAGGAGATGCCGCCATCCCCAAGCTGGCTTTGCGCTGTGATGAGCGGCCGCAAGAGATTTTAATCCTCGGCACTCATGCTCAAATATCAAGCCTGATCAGAAACCTGAAGAGGCAGCCCTTCCGGCTGAGCCAACTGGCCGCCATCATAAAGGAATCTTTAGAGCTGATAGACAGCCCAGAACGTTACAGGTGA
- the tsaA gene encoding tRNA (N6-threonylcarbamoyladenosine(37)-N6)-methyltransferase TrmO yields MKLIPIGVIHTPYKRREDIPRQGRLSEEICQIEIFPDFEEGLKDVDQCTHLFVLFWLHLGDRKRLLATPPISDREHGVFATRSPNRPNPIAIDIVQLLGVEGSRLTVKGMDALDGSVLLDIKPYFTDMDSIADARVGWQKKAD; encoded by the coding sequence ATGAAGCTCATTCCTATAGGAGTGATCCATACCCCTTATAAGAGACGGGAGGATATCCCTCGCCAGGGCCGTCTCTCCGAGGAGATATGCCAGATCGAGATTTTTCCTGATTTTGAGGAGGGTTTAAAGGATGTCGATCAGTGCACCCACCTCTTCGTCTTATTCTGGCTGCATCTGGGGGATAGAAAGAGGCTCCTTGCCACCCCGCCGATCAGCGACAGAGAGCATGGAGTATTTGCCACCCGCTCTCCCAACAGGCCTAATCCAATTGCGATTGATATCGTTCAGCTTCTGGGCGTTGAGGGAAGCCGGCTCACAGTGAAGGGAATGGATGCCCTTGATGGCTCTGTCCTCCTGGACATCAAGCCCTACTTCACAGATATGGACTCCATTGCCGATGCTCGAGTTGGCTGGCAGAAAAAAGCAGACTGA
- a CDS encoding ABC transporter permease, translated as MHIDIRHEIRHDRMALLGILVLALILFMAVFAPLLSPYSPTEYTGRIFNPPSMDHFFGTDSMGQDIWARLLFGARTSLLVAVSVALIASSLSVLIGASSALVGGLYERFWMRAVDVMISLPTIIVMILIAAYFRPSLPLLILLISVFSWPGGARIVRSQVLTLKERMHIYAARTFGADQRHILKNHIVPDISPIIASMMIQDARRAVFMEAGLAFLGVSDPQIISWGKMMHQALAFTYLDVWKWWLLPTGILLSLTLVSLSFLGVGLEAAVDPRLCRHEHEQGYDHEHGCDREQGYDHERGVDQNDILDQEDEIGLYEMEQYEIEAHENENAALMEAERC; from the coding sequence ATGCACATTGATATCCGCCATGAGATCAGGCATGACAGGATGGCGCTCCTGGGAATCCTGGTGCTGGCTCTCATCCTGTTCATGGCCGTCTTCGCCCCCCTGCTCTCCCCCTACTCTCCCACTGAGTACACCGGCAGGATATTCAATCCCCCCTCGATGGATCATTTTTTTGGCACCGACTCCATGGGGCAGGATATATGGGCGAGACTGCTCTTCGGGGCGAGAACCTCTCTCCTGGTGGCTGTATCTGTGGCCCTGATCGCCTCCTCCCTGAGCGTCCTCATTGGAGCCTCCTCCGCTTTAGTAGGAGGGCTTTATGAGCGCTTCTGGATGAGAGCAGTGGATGTGATGATCTCCCTTCCCACCATCATAGTGATGATTCTGATTGCTGCCTACTTCAGGCCAAGCCTGCCATTATTGATCCTGCTGATATCTGTCTTCTCCTGGCCGGGGGGGGCGAGAATAGTCCGCTCCCAGGTCCTCACCCTCAAGGAACGAATGCATATCTATGCCGCCCGCACCTTTGGAGCAGACCAAAGGCACATACTCAAAAATCATATCGTTCCCGACATCTCCCCCATCATCGCCTCCATGATGATCCAGGATGCCAGGAGAGCTGTCTTCATGGAGGCGGGGCTGGCATTTCTCGGGGTATCTGATCCCCAGATCATCAGTTGGGGTAAGATGATGCATCAGGCGCTGGCATTCACCTATCTCGATGTATGGAAGTGGTGGCTGCTACCGACTGGCATTCTCTTATCCCTCACCCTGGTGAGCCTCAGCTTCCTGGGCGTAGGCCTTGAGGCGGCGGTGGACCCCAGGCTGTGCAGGCATGAGCATGAGCAGGGGTACGATCATGAGCATGGATGCGATCGTGAGCAGGGGTACGATCATGAGCGTGGGGTTGATCAGAATGATATCCTGGATCAGGAGGACGAGATCGGGCTGTATGAGATGGAGCAGTATGAGATCGAAGCACATGAGAATGAGAATGCTGCCCTTATGGAGGCCGAACGATGCTGA
- a CDS encoding (Fe-S)-binding protein: protein MADNRESKPLMTGYMMSTQLLEVDGCNRCQECMKWCPTFAVRPDRPGITPMYKNARWRELLAKNHSLRAKIFGGKPLNDDEMKLFTDDTYNCTTCGVCGTVCEAGIRTVDLWEAMRPNLVDRGDGPVGKQSFFPKLVKADRNPYQAKQDDRLCWVPKDAKVDQSGEIVYFAGCTAEFRQQALAVATVRILNNLNVDFAMLGKDEWCCASAMVRTGQREVMAEHAVHNVDALKDAGAKTVLFACAGCIRNSTVDWPRWYEGYIPYKSTPLSVFLREKLRKGEVKYKIPLNYTVTYHDPCHNGRHLMHEIGRDWAYEASRDCLQSIPGLKLVEMVRNRELQRCCGAGGGVKAGIPDLALDMAKARVVDGEQVNADIIASTCPFCRRNIMDGRTDAKSSIKVLDVVELMAASMGLDMTIPENPYTKYQEQDILVCGPEKCEVDTLERQAPGKDLVGEAH from the coding sequence ATGGCAGATAACAGAGAATCAAAGCCTTTGATGACGGGCTATATGATGTCCACCCAGCTCTTGGAGGTAGATGGCTGTAACCGTTGCCAGGAGTGTATGAAGTGGTGCCCCACCTTTGCTGTGAGACCGGACCGCCCGGGCATCACCCCTATGTATAAGAATGCCCGCTGGAGAGAGCTATTGGCCAAGAACCACAGCCTGCGGGCGAAGATCTTCGGCGGCAAGCCGCTCAACGATGATGAGATGAAGCTCTTCACCGATGATACATACAACTGCACCACCTGTGGCGTCTGTGGAACGGTCTGCGAGGCGGGGATCAGGACTGTGGATCTGTGGGAGGCAATGAGGCCCAACCTGGTGGACAGAGGAGATGGCCCGGTGGGAAAGCAGTCCTTCTTCCCCAAGCTGGTCAAAGCCGACAGAAATCCCTATCAAGCCAAGCAAGATGACCGCCTGTGCTGGGTTCCCAAGGATGCCAAGGTCGACCAGTCCGGCGAGATAGTGTACTTCGCAGGCTGCACTGCTGAGTTCAGGCAGCAGGCCCTGGCTGTGGCCACAGTGAGGATCTTGAACAATCTGAATGTGGACTTTGCGATGCTGGGCAAGGATGAATGGTGCTGCGCCTCCGCCATGGTGAGAACAGGCCAAAGAGAGGTGATGGCCGAGCATGCTGTGCATAATGTCGATGCCCTGAAGGATGCAGGAGCGAAGACCGTCCTATTTGCCTGCGCTGGCTGCATCAGGAACTCCACAGTTGACTGGCCCAGGTGGTATGAGGGCTACATCCCCTACAAGAGCACGCCCCTCTCAGTCTTCCTGAGGGAGAAGCTGAGAAAGGGGGAGGTGAAGTATAAGATTCCCCTGAACTACACTGTAACCTATCACGATCCCTGTCATAACGGCAGGCATCTGATGCACGAGATCGGAAGGGATTGGGCCTATGAAGCATCCAGGGATTGCTTGCAGTCCATACCCGGATTGAAGCTGGTTGAGATGGTACGCAACCGGGAGCTGCAGAGATGCTGCGGTGCAGGAGGCGGGGTCAAAGCAGGCATTCCCGATCTGGCACTGGATATGGCCAAGGCCAGAGTCGTCGATGGGGAGCAGGTAAATGCCGATATCATCGCATCCACCTGTCCCTTCTGCAGAAGGAACATCATGGACGGCAGGACTGATGCCAAGTCCAGTATAAAGGTCCTGGACGTGGTTGAGCTGATGGCAGCATCCATGGGGCTGGACATGACCATCCCTGAGAACCCCTACACCAAGTACCAGGAGCAGGATATCCTGGTCTGCGGACCGGAGAAATGCGAGGTTGATACCCTGGAGCGGCAGGCCCCAGGCAAGGATCTGGTGGGCGAGGCTCACTGA
- a CDS encoding ABC transporter permease, producing the protein MQNNGSKRGGGTLSYLIALLTIFALNFILPRMMPGDPLQAIYGEEALVAMTPQMEAHLIELFALDKSWSEQLIAYVIALFHGNLGFSYYYKDDVSSVIMGALPWTLLLVGLSLLIATVAGVILGIESGYRRKERIDRWLLAGLMLLGGLPDFFLGIVLLLIFGVSLNLFPLSGAITPYSGLEGLGLLMDIARHLALPLAALVLVDLGGIYLLTRNTVVTILKEGFMLTSRAKGCSDFCLRYCHAGRNALLPVTTATGLRIPQLFTGALFIEIIFSYPGLGLMLRTALDARDYPLIQGILLLVTITVLTANLFVDRIYQRLDPRVRYAH; encoded by the coding sequence ATGCAGAATAATGGATCTAAAAGAGGGGGAGGAACTCTGAGCTACCTGATAGCTCTGCTGACGATATTTGCCCTCAACTTCATCCTGCCCCGCATGATGCCCGGCGATCCTCTGCAGGCCATCTACGGAGAAGAGGCCCTGGTGGCCATGACCCCTCAGATGGAGGCGCATCTGATTGAGCTCTTCGCCCTGGACAAATCCTGGTCCGAACAGCTGATCGCCTATGTCATCGCCCTCTTTCACGGCAACCTCGGCTTCTCTTACTACTATAAGGATGATGTCTCCTCAGTCATCATGGGGGCTTTGCCCTGGACACTCCTCCTGGTCGGCCTCTCGCTGCTGATCGCCACAGTGGCAGGGGTGATCTTGGGAATCGAGTCCGGATACCGCCGGAAGGAGCGAATAGACCGGTGGCTGCTTGCCGGGCTCATGCTTCTGGGCGGCCTTCCCGACTTCTTCTTGGGAATCGTCCTGCTCCTCATATTCGGGGTGAGCCTGAACCTATTTCCCCTGTCTGGCGCCATTACCCCCTACTCCGGCCTGGAAGGTCTGGGATTGCTCATGGATATCGCCAGACATCTTGCCCTCCCCCTGGCGGCGCTGGTCTTGGTGGATCTGGGCGGCATCTATCTTCTCACCAGAAACACAGTCGTCACCATACTGAAGGAGGGCTTCATGCTCACCTCCCGGGCCAAGGGCTGCTCTGATTTCTGTCTGCGCTACTGCCATGCCGGAAGAAACGCCCTGCTGCCTGTGACCACTGCCACCGGCCTGCGCATTCCCCAGCTATTCACCGGTGCCTTATTCATCGAGATCATCTTCTCTTATCCCGGGCTGGGGCTGATGCTCAGAACTGCACTGGATGCCCGAGACTACCCCCTCATCCAGGGGATACTCCTGCTGGTGACGATCACCGTCCTCACCGCCAACCTTTTCGTCGACCGTATCTATCAGAGGCTTGATCCGAGGGTGAGATATGCACATTGA
- a CDS encoding ABC transporter permease — MNWQGELNRYLASAYKNWVITKRNAFTLFEIFFWPLVSLLSIGLLTRFLMVDESMVSFLLVGSIALTIHQVAQMDVAYVLLFDMWSKSIKNTFIAPVHSWHLIFGSLLFGIMRGSVVFAILASVSFYLFGFKFQTGGLIPPLIFLIGVFAMAAIIGIVVCISILIFGQKADVAAWSLSGLILLFSGIYYPVDVLPAFLQSVSRAIPLTYFLEYYRSVFIPGPHHLIVGLSLAALYLLLGLILFDRAINRARRTGILLRLSE; from the coding sequence TTGAACTGGCAAGGTGAGCTGAACCGGTATCTGGCCTCTGCCTACAAGAACTGGGTGATCACCAAAAGAAATGCCTTCACCCTCTTTGAGATCTTCTTCTGGCCCCTGGTCAGTCTGCTATCCATAGGCCTGCTCACTCGATTCCTGATGGTGGACGAATCAATGGTCTCCTTCCTCCTGGTGGGCTCCATTGCCCTCACCATTCACCAGGTAGCGCAGATGGATGTGGCCTATGTCCTCCTCTTTGATATGTGGTCCAAGAGCATCAAGAACACATTCATCGCTCCGGTGCACAGTTGGCATCTGATCTTCGGATCACTGCTCTTCGGCATCATGAGAGGATCAGTGGTATTTGCCATCCTGGCATCAGTCAGCTTCTATCTCTTTGGATTCAAGTTCCAGACAGGCGGCCTCATCCCGCCTCTTATATTCCTGATCGGGGTCTTTGCCATGGCTGCGATCATAGGAATTGTGGTCTGCATATCCATCCTCATCTTCGGCCAGAAGGCTGATGTCGCTGCCTGGAGCCTGAGCGGCCTTATCCTCCTCTTCAGTGGCATATACTATCCAGTGGATGTCCTCCCTGCCTTCCTGCAGTCGGTATCCAGAGCCATCCCCCTGACCTATTTCCTGGAGTATTACAGGTCAGTATTTATCCCCGGACCTCATCATCTCATTGTTGGCCTATCCCTGGCCGCTTTATATCTGCTGCTGGGGCTCATCCTCTTCGACCGGGCCATCAACCGGGCGAGGAGAACAGGAATTCTGCTCCGGCTCTCAGAATAG